Sequence from the Helianthus annuus cultivar XRQ/B chromosome 13, HanXRQr2.0-SUNRISE, whole genome shotgun sequence genome:
TTCTTCCTGCATTCATCAATAAACACGCTACTTGTCACAACACAACTTCACAACTATAAGAATCCTTGGTTTTATTTTTCATGATAATTATACGTGATTATCAATCCTAGTAAATACCTTGAGGCGCCTTGTTAGCTCCTTCGCGTGAAGAATATTAGCAAGCTTTGATTGCCCATAAGCATAGTAACTATTGTAGCTGAAAAGTTGATAGATGGATGTTaggtgaaatcaagtatcatgaCCGGGTATATATTTAAGAGTTCGGGTCTGCTATCTCACTTTCTATGTCCACTTTTGTCCCACTTGCGTTAAATCTTCTATTGTACAATAATATGCTACGTCATCAGATGATTTTACATCGTGTAATATACAAGAAAACATTATGTATATTAGATGAATTTTACTATTCTAGTAAGTAGCAGCCTATATGTTATCAAATATTCAAATCTAAGAAATCGTCCTTAAGGTTGTGGTTCCCACTTTAATCTGTAATGATCAAGTGGGGCCCACAACACGCAAGAAAATGTTATAAAAGAATGGATCTATACCTTTTTTcatcatttagtttgtcaaacaTGATCCCTCCTTTGTAAGTCAGCGTATGAGCTGATGATGAAACTAAAACAATCCTCCCTTCTTGTCCGTAACTTCTAGCAGTATTTTTCATCGTATCCAATAACAGATTCGTCAAATGAAAATGTCCTAAATAACAAGAAGAAAACATGAGGTCCTTTATGGACATCTTTTTCTAAGGAGATTTATTTTGTGACATTTGAATGAAATACACATAATACATAACATTAGTACAATACAAGACATACCAAGATAGTTAGTCGCAAATTGACTCTCGATTCCATCTTTAGAAAGGGAAAATGGAGGAACCATCACCCCTGCATTACAACTACAAACGACAACAATCAATCTATTAGACTTGCATGTACACTCAAAATCAAATTCTCGATAcaattaaagaaaaatgtgtgtAGGTGTCACTAACATGAGGATGTTTAGTGGTAGACCCTTGGAAACGTATTCATTCGCGAACTTTGTAACAGATTCTAGTGAGTTTACATCCAATTCCATAACATCAATGGTGGCACTAGGACAACCTTTTATTATGGTCTCTTTACATTTTCTAGCTGCTTCCAGATTTCTGGCAGCCATAATTACATGTACACCGCGTAAAGCTAGGACACGCGTGGTTTCTAGGCcaataccacttgttggtcctgTAAACAGAAAATGGACAAAAGGAATAATAGTGTTTTTATACTTCTAAGAGTATAATGAGATTTATTGCACCGCCCACAATTGGACTTCAATGGACGAACGTGGCGTCTCCAAAGGGTACCCGACTACCCACAGACCCACGGGCCATTGCTAGATTTCATTGTCATTGTGGACGGAAGGCCTCTTATTACAAAATGTACGGATAACTGGATT
This genomic interval carries:
- the LOC110899587 gene encoding short-chain dehydrogenase TIC 32, chloroplastic; its protein translation is MPLLIACKGKSGFSAKNTAEDVTEGIDGHGLTAIITGPTSGIGLETTRVLALRGVHVIMAARNLEAARKCKETIIKGCPSATIDVMELDVNSLESVTKFANEYVSKGLPLNILICNAGVMVPPFSLSKDGIESQFATNYLGHFHLTNLLLDTMKNTARSYGQEGRIVLVSSSAHTLTYKGGIMFDKLNDEKSYNSYYAYGQSKLANILHAKELTRRLKEEGANITINALHPGVIATNLSRHMTFMSVLQNLVFKHFQKNIPQGASTTCYLALNPKVKGVSGEYFADNNLAKPSDKANDAELAKKLWEFGTELIKSK